ggccaatttaatgccatccagattaagtgattgattaagaaatttattttttgaagactctgttctaaagattacaacttctgtcttgtcagaatttaaatgcaggaaatttaaagtcatccagcttttgatgtcaataagacatgactgcagtcgaagtaactgattggattcatcaggatttatggataaatatagctgagtgtcatcagcataacagtggaaattaatcccatgctgtctgataattaaGTAagaaagtaaactttatttaaatagaacctttcacaggataaaaaaccacaaagtgcttcacactaaaaacaacaataaaacaacacaaaatgaaaatataaaaaacaaaaaagataaaacagcataaatgcagCATCATAGCGTAAAACTAGTTAAAACCCAGCCGGAACAAGTGGGTGAAAAAATGTTCTCTGCTGACTTCAGAGACCCAAGCAGAAAAAGGACACCATGGTGAGCAACTTTGATGCAGCTCTCTTTTCCAGACCTGCTCACACACAggtttgtgtgtgagtgtgccAGCTACATTCGGTCAAAATGTTTCACGTTGACACGAGCAGAACATGAAACCTACAACTCTACATTTTTATCCTATAAACAGAACATCTAAGAAAGagcaaattttttatttttaggataATGGATCCTTTTTATGATTATTGTCTTCCTTATTGTAAAATTTAGGTTATTTTTTAGGTCCATTCAGGGTTATCTTGATTCTATACCATGGCCCAGCACCCTGTTAGCCTTTTCAAAGGTTTCTATTCTGCCAACAGTCTGTTTCTTAAGCTGGGATAATGTAGAAGCAGTGGAAACATTTGGGCTGCTCTGCAGACGGACTGCAACTTCCAgcgccacatgtggtcctgTCATTGAACCATCAAAAGGCTGGACATCAGCCAAAATGCTGCTCAGAGCTTCCCAGGCTTTCtttgcaaaacacaaaacattagtCATTTGGTTTTGAATCTCTTTGTTCAGCAGGGCTCCACTTCCTCTCCTCCCCGCTCCTCTGTGTTTGTAGAATTAATTTCACTCCATTTGTGTGGGGATGATGATAAAGGTTTTATAGTGTGGTGCACATAGTGTGGTGCACATGTGCATACGTGCTTCAGTGCGAGTGAGTAAACAAGCTTGCATGATCTTCCAGCTTCCGCTCAGCACAGGCAGGCCATGGAGTCAGATCCGTTCACCAGCTCTTTATCAGTGCTGGGGGTTTGTTGTCACCAGCAGCCCAGAGGAGCTGGCGTaaagacaaacagagaacaTTTCTGGAACCCCTGGGCCGGTGCCTTGGTAATTTAGGATATTTGGAATTGGTTGACCCTAGAGCTGCAAAATATAACGTCCCAATCGTCATTGCGATATCAGTGTGGACAGTACTGCTTTTGCAGACTGTTTGGATACAATATATAGCAAGATAGTCTATTTCAGTTGCTGTGCATGGTAATCCTGCATGTCAGTCATGTTTTGGCCTGTTGGATAGACTGGTGTTCTCACTGGGTCTATATTTTGGTGGTTGAGATAGGAAGGCTTGGAAGCAAAATGTGGCAACATTGCTATGGAGACAGGAAGAGGAAAGAAATGGAGATTTAATTTCAATCCATCAATTTTCTATACTCATGCAGGTGGGGCGGGGTACACCtcggacaggttgccagtctatcacaggctAACACAGAGACCAACACCATGTGCGTGCACGCCTAAGGATAATCCATGAACCTAACActcatatttttggactgtgggagaaagctgtagtacctggagagaacccaaacatgcacagggagaacattcaAACCTGGGGTTTGAATCTAGgtccttcttgctgcatggcagcAGGGCTGCCAGCTAcaccactgtgcagcacctctgatgttttagctttttgtgGCTTAAACGGCATTGACAAGCAGTGACGTCTATGATGGTTCATTTAGTTGCTGAAgtcaaacaaaatgtatcatCCGAGTCAGATGTTTGGGTTAATTTCAGAGACTTTTCTGTGTCTGAAGGTTTGAATATGCCTTGCCACCAGGGATTACAGTTTACGAAGTGCACTGGAATGGCAACAATCCTGGCAGAACACTAGGTTTTCAGGCAGACTGAGATTCCTCCGATAAGGCCACCATCTTCCATGCTTCCGCTTCCCATTTCTAGCCCAAATATGTCCATTGCTTGGAGCTGGGAGGCCCTCAAAGTCACCAGTGAGAGCATTGAAACAACCCCTGCCGTTGCGTGGTAGTTGTAGGCTGCCGAGGATCAGCCATGAACCTTCTGTTGCTTTCTGTTCAGGCGTAAAGATCGCAGAAGACCAAGACGAGCACACGGGGTAAACAATTTCATCCCATCATAAGCAAGCGTGAAACCTATTATTTTCAGCTTTGGTCCAACCAGAAGCATTTTCAGACTAAAGGCTAAATTGATATGAAATTGTCAGATTGTTGTAATAAATGTGAAAGACGTCTGAATCATGACTTCATTCTTACAAAAGATGCCAGCTATAGTGTCCATCGCTGCTCTGAGGTAGTTTATTTCTAAGCGGGTCTGTGAGGAAGATTAATGCATATGTGACCTGGGAGGAATGTAGCTCCAGGGTATGAGCCAGCGTTAACTCTCACATAACCAAGCTTCAATAGCTATCCTCATCACAGCACTGCTTTAGCTTagatttactgtttaaagtctAACCCTTAGGTTTGTCTTTTCTTAAGGACCAGTTCTAATATaaaaacacacccacacacagacCCAGGCGAGCAAATTTGAGCAAGCATGTGCACTATTTGTGTACGTGCAGCTGAAGTTGTAGGCACTCAGCTCCATGACACACCCCTGATGTCCACCAGAAATATTAGCAAATAGCTTGACACGCAGGTGGCTGCACAGGAAGCTTCTGTCATCTGCTACAGATATTCACCTGCTTTAGGTTCTTGCTGAAATAGTGAATTATCCTGAAAATATGTTGATATTGTTTTTGTGaccaaaaatctaatttgatgATGCATATGATTAGTTGCACATCTCTTATGGCCCAAccttctttaataaatgttcttaaactctAAATGCCCTTAGATAACTCTTGTCTTCCACTGTTTCAATACTTCCTATTTATATGAATTGCACCATTGTGCTTGTCTTTAGGCCATGGTAGCATGCTACCCAGGAAATGGGGCAGGTTATGTGAAGCATGTGGACAACCCAAACCATGACGGACGTCGTCTTACCTGCATCTACTACCTCAACAAGAACTGGAACCCCAAGGTACGGCTCTGTTTGACCCTTCACTACTTCCTTTTCCAGTGTCTCGGTTGTCTCTGACATTAAACAAAGACACTTAAACACAGCGTGTGTAATTcaaggtgaaataaaaacatctaacaTTGTCTTGATTTCAGTTTGTTGATCTGATGGACATCATCATTCAGTGACTGTGTTCACACAGCCATTTTAGTATAGCATGTGATTGTGTTGATAGGAGCATGGCGGTGTCCTAAGGATCTTTCCAGAAGGAAGACCCTACATGGCTGACATCAAGCCATTGTTCGACCGGCTGCTGGTCTTCTGGTCTGACCGCAGGAATCCACACGAGGTGCAGCCCTCCTACGCCACCAGGTAGCCCAttaggggaaagaaaaaaaaaagctgtgtttgaCACAGCAATACCACACGATTACCTTGTAAAATCTCACATTGGTGGTTGTCACAGTAATCTGATGCAAAACTATCATCTTGATCTTTTCTACTAAGAAGTATTGGTTTTGCAGGTTTGTATTCCGAACCAAAGTCCTAAATGCCAACATTGAAGGTAGTGTTATATGTTTCAGGTACGCCATCACAGTTTGGTATTTTGACTCTGAGGAGCGAGCCCAGGCCAAGAAGCGCTTCAAAGACCTAACAGGTAACAAAATCAATGGTCAGCTACTCTGGTTGTAGTtggaaccaaaaaaaacatagttttatCTGTAAATATCCCCATTCGTCTGGAGATTCCTAAGTACAAGGATGAAGGGGAGTTTTTTAGACTGATTTACACAATAGTAAAGGTAACCAGAATAtaaagatccatccatccatctatctatcctcTTATGCTTATCCGGTGTTGGTCGCGGGTGTAgtagcttcagtagggaggcccagacttccctttccccagccacttggaccGCCGGGGGgcatcccaaggtgttcccaggccatccgagaaacatagtccctccagtgtgtcTTGGGTCTCCCTTTGGGTCTGCCTGCTTGCCAATAAATTAGACATGTTATATGTGAATGAAACAAAATAGCCTAATTCAGCCAAATTTTTTCCATTCGTTGGCTGCAGATGGGGGCCACACAAAATTGTTCTGAGAGCAGTAAACAACCACCAGGccccactttggacacccctgtcttaaggcaaaaaaatatatagctcATGAgttgaaacattaaaacatataTAGAAAACCAAGCACCACTACactaaaaaattatttcatttttgcaTCCAGAGGAGTAGGTTTATAGAAAGCATAGTAAGATATGACTGTTATATGGTTCCTCAGGAAAATATTGCTCAGCTCtggcttttttgttgttgttttttatttgggaACTCTAATTTTACCATGGATGATTTATTCCAACAGACCTATTCTTTTCCGCAATTTACCTGAATGTATAACCACTAGAGTTATATGTTCAAGTTTAAATAGCAGTGGATTTGTGGACAATAGAAACAATATTGTTCTATATTTCTATATCTATATTAATTTTGGCTTATTCTGTGCGTGATTTTAAACTTTTCCTTTAATTTCAGCTTCCACAGGGCAGCAGGGTAACAGCTCTAGCTGATGAGGAAACACTGCCATCTAGTGTCTGTGTTTGGAGCAGCAGACTTTCACTGAGACAGCGGGAACAACACAGTGGAGGAAACATAGGAAGTCGAATTGTTTCCTGGGCTCAGGAGGCACATAGAGGCCCTGTAGTCTCCTGTTGTCCTAAATGGCAGAGCTGCCTGGAATGCAGCTGAACACCACAGGAGCTGTTCTGGACTTGTTCTGTGTTTTGAAATGCTCTGCAACCTCCTACTGAGTGCCCAGCTGAGACCCAAGCCCTCAGCTCACAGCTTCTGACTGAAAGAGTTGGCAGAAAGCCTCAGGAGTTTCAATGGACATGAATCGTTTGGACTTTATGTGACAAATGATGCATAACTTGTTTTTCCACCAGTCTTAAGAAGGTGGCACTGGCACACATACATGTTGCCTGTTTACAAATGGAGAAGACAACCATTACTTCCTTGTATGTAATGTTTGAGTATACGctaaccaataaaataaaatgttttaaaatatctcCTGCTGACTTTGCCTTTGAACTTTTTGAGATGAaagaagtttcttttttattacagATTGTATTATTATATTACAAATTTTACAACAACACAAATGGCATACCAGTGGCAAATTTAAGCAAGGGAAAAGTTGATTTGAGTAGTTTTTTTGAATATACATCTATAACATTTACTGTATATGTAGATTGTTTTCATAAATGCAATTTCACTGcaggaaactaaaatatacatttgtttacaaACTGTTGTGAGATAAAGATAGATGTGTAGATCAGtaaaatagagaaaataaaagttctGAAATATATTTGCTTCTTTGTGTACACTTGTTGTAATATGAACACTGCAAGTCATAAACTTCCAAAAAACACAGTTAATTAGAGATCACACATAGTCTACCAAGGTACAAATTTTACATTCTTCATTCAactcatctgtttgtttttataatgcCAATTTATGGTAAAAGTAAATCTAAAAGCAACATGATACAGTCATGAAATGCAAACGCAAATAGTTAATATAGTCTTTATCCCTGACTGTGCAGTCCCAACTTAAAGAGTTAAGGTAGTCCTCCGCCACCGCTGTGAAGGTTGCAGCACCTCAGTGCTACTCTAATCAGTGCTGTACATATGTGTACAgtatgtgcatgttttttttctcgttttgaGTACATAACTTTGAGCAGTTTGACACATAACCATCAAGATGGATGAACAGAGGTTGCAGGTTGCTAACTACAACACCGTGAGGGATACTTCGGTAAAGTTACAAAGATATTCACAGATCTGACTTTTCTGGATCAATAACTCATTCTTCTACCAAACCGACACCtctctgcaaacacagcaaGGCAAACAGTGAGCCACAatcgtagtttcctcaaaacgagccCCCCACCGCGCTGGGAGAATTGGATTGGACTCTATGTAGAGCTTGCTGGTCCGCAAATGCTTAAAGACCGTCTGCAAATGGCAACACCAGAAGAATATTGGTAGAGGAATATTAAACAGCGTTACCAAGGAGAGGTTGattataattaaattattttatgtgtATCTGATCTCACGTCTTTCATACTATATTTCTTGGATTGGAAAATGATACTGAAATTTTCGTGGAATTTCACAAAGCCGAAGTGGGAAAAATATTCATTAAAGTCCCTTTTGCTAGGTGTAGGATGGAGAAGAaatccattaaaaataacagtttGCTCTATAAATCAAATAGCTTTGGATAAGGAGCTCTTATTTAAATCAAGTTTTATCATTTAGATAAGTAATTCCTACATTCCAAATTTTTTATCATCATAATAAGTACACTATAAAACGTTGTTGTGTCAAACTAATAGCACACATAGATAACTCCATCTGGAGCATACTACAattcttactttgggaaaatgtgcttaaGTCTATTTTTTGAGAATTTTTTAAATCGTTATAATGGGTTTAAAATGAGCAAACCACAGTATACACATTGaagtaggggtgggcgatatgaaaaaaaacctaatatCACGATTTTTTTGGGCTATATCATGATACACGATATATATAGTTGTGAAAatttttattgatgtatgtaactgATCATATCTTCTCTGGGTGCACCTGCATAACATtcccgtgtgaaagaagctctcaTGCTACAGATCCActattgtgtttccacatccaaggacacagagaggagttaaATTAGATAagaactggatcgtaccagtgggTGCACCCCGCCTTTCTTcgttaacccagaatgtataaaagttagtGTTTTCTTTGATTCGTTTCCTGACTGTGTtaggggacagagacattcaaacgctcatgactttgaattaaataacttaaagacaaacgatgcatcatttgttttcatgagtggtgtgctTACTtatttgataattattaatatccattaCAATATCAcgaaatgttcaaataaccttgaataacaaatgtttttagccacatagtgcctaaagttgcattggtatatctCATATTACACTGTcaattttctttgtttgaaaaattgattgcaaaataaaaattaatttaaaatgttttatttttattttattttaaccacagctgcacatagaagcttttcacaaattacaatattgtcacattaaagctctttcatggtcaacactggaccttaaaaacagaacatctcAATGGCCAAAAGGAACatcaaggaaaaatctgacacaaaataaacctgaattaaaaggtgctcttttgtgcttaagacataaaaaattgtaaatgtgacaatcccaaaaacagAAGCTTGTATagtgactataaaatcaactgactagtcgcagctacatattcagagcatctcaaaaatatttccgttgctctttaggtactaggaaattttaaacaaacgtttttttctgtcatatgggatttagcaaaagaagacaccaatttcaacagttttacggctggtttaattaaagttcccttcggtgtgtgtgtgtgtgtgtgtgtgtgtgtgtgtgtgtgtgtgtgtgtgtgtgtgtgtgtgtgtctgtgggggGCGGGGTCGACACGCAGAGTTTACAAGAGTTGCACTTGATGACGTTTTAGGTggtggaacaaatttgtgctactgctaccttttgtggcaatggtgttacGGCATGTTTTGCGAATTATCGCATTTTGCTCAACCTCCttcttgtgaaatccaaaccacGGCTTGAAACATCCGCTGTCGCAATAGCGCTCCCTGTCTCGTCAACGCAGGTAAGCGTGCTCGTTGTTGTGTTTGCGCGCCAGAGCGCTTACTTGTATGGCAAGCGGAAGGGGCCAAAtatcgtccgtacaataacgcgcagttccaacccgtatt
This Fundulus heteroclitus isolate FHET01 chromosome 19, MU-UCD_Fhet_4.1, whole genome shotgun sequence DNA region includes the following protein-coding sequences:
- the egln3 gene encoding egl nine homolog 3, yielding MPFIEHTSYRDLERLALERLVPALLSHGFCYVDGLLGELAGSAVLDQVTEMHRSGQLQDGRLAGSIPGVSQRSIRGDKIAWVSGVERGCEAISFLLNLIDRLISVCASRLGDMAIRERSKAMVACYPGNGAGYVKHVDNPNHDGRRLTCIYYLNKNWNPKEHGGVLRIFPEGRPYMADIKPLFDRLLVFWSDRRNPHEVQPSYATRYAITVWYFDSEERAQAKKRFKDLTASTGQQGNSSS